In one window of Ovis aries strain OAR_USU_Benz2616 breed Rambouillet chromosome 5, ARS-UI_Ramb_v3.0, whole genome shotgun sequence DNA:
- the APC2 gene encoding adenomatous polyposis coli protein 2 isoform X1, translating into MGLLGLLSLLHSAFFGDQALQALKMTSSVAAYEQLVRQVEALKAENSHLRQELRDNSSHLSKLETETSGMKAVLQHLQGKLEQEARVLVSSGQTEVLEQLKALQMDITSLYNLKFQPPALAPEPTTRTPEGSPVHSSGPSKENFGELSRATIRLLEELDRERCFLLNEIEKEEKEKLWYYSQLQGLSKRLDELPHVETQFSMQMDLIRQQLEFEAQHIRSLMEERFGTSDEMVQRAQIRASRLEQIDKELLSAQDRVQQTEPQALLAVKSMPMDEDAENEVPTHPEDGAPQPGNSKVEVVFWLLSMLATRDQEDTARTLLAMSSSPESCVAMRRSGCLPLLLQILHGTEAGLGGRNGTPGAPGAKDARMRANAALHNIVFSQPDQGLARKEMRVLHVLEQIRAYCETCWDWLQAQDGGPEGGGTGAAPVPIEPQICQATCAVMKLSFDEEYRRAMNELGGLQAVAELLQVDHEMHKMTRDPLNLALRRYAGMTLTNLTFGDVANKAALCARRGCMEAIVAQLASESEELHQVVSSILRNLSWRADINSKKVLREVGSMTALMQCVLRATKESTLKSVLSALWNLSAHSTENKAAICQVDGALGFLVSTLTYKCQSNSLAIIESGGGILRNVSSLIATREDYRQVLRDHNCLQTLLQHLTSHSLTIVSNACGTLWNLSARSPRDQELLWDLGAVGMLRNLVHSKHKMIAMGSAAALRNLLAHRPAKYQPAATAVSPGSCAPSLYVRKQRALEAELDTRHLAQALDHLEKQGLPEAEAASKKPLPPLRHLDGLAQDYASDSGCFDDDDAPSLAAAATATEPASPAVLSLFLGSPFLQGQALARAPPTRRGGLEVEKEAGGEAAVAARAKAKLALAVARIDRLVEDISALHTSSDDSFSLSSGDPGQEAPREGRAQSCSPCRGPEGGRREVGSSRAHPLLRLKAAHASLSNDSLNSGSTSDGHCPREHSRPCSLAALAEHREGPPRGQARPSQLDLSLPSGQAEPEARDAKATDAHVRTIKLSPTYQHVPLLEGTTRVGVGSLAPGARKQAWLSTEGLSSVPEKLMVEKAPLCLSRCSSLSSLSSAGRPGPSEAGDLDESDSSLEGLEESGPGEAELDGAWRGPGTASLPMAIPAPQRGRGLGVEDATPSSSSENCVQETPLVLSRCSSVSSLGSFESPSIASSIPSDPCSGLGSGTVSPSELPDSPGQTMPPSRSKTPPLAPAPPGEREATQFSLQWESYVKRFLDIADCRERCRLPSELDAGSVRFTVEKPDENFSCASSLSALALHELYVQKDVELRLLPPACPERGSGGGGGPGHRRRDEASGCLEGPASTDQELELLRECLGGAVPARLRKVASALVPGRRALPVPVYMLVPAPAHEDDSCTDSAEGTPVNFSSTASLSDETLQGPPKDGRRLDGQKPAGHAASTRQSAGQRHRVGGMGRSTEQPQGAGRSLAGLELPLRRPPSACRDTDSSRPGREHGDGALQSLCLTTPTEEAVYCFYGNDSDEEPATAVAAAPPRRASAIPRAVKRERPAGARKEVQAVPKAAPKAAPPTRAQPSLIADETPPCYSLSSSASSLSEPEPSECMASRARVHKPGLTKDLVSGGRKDGSLSPRAEAELLRRCIGSALPRRQPQVSGPRRRPPREAQPKEHAAEGPWERGEEATSSDHASDLDSIEWRAIQEGANSVATWLHQAAAAAAREASSESDSVLSFATGQSVGSTLQPTLHRKGCRPRAERQASGALRPEKPEGALTQRSSGPEKPRSTQKAPNGVPAVLRGHTVIYMPSPATRAQPRGAPGSRIVARKMGAPSPVQPAAPTKAPSLGQQRSRSLHRPGKISELSTLSPPQRSATPPARLAKTLLSSSSQTSPASQPLPRRSPPAAQPAGPLPGPKASPVPKTPARALLAKQHKTQKSPVRIPFMQRPARRGPPPLARAAPEPGPRGRVGTEGGPAARGGRLGLVRVASARSSGSESSDRSGFRRQLTFIKESPGLLRRRRSELSAPEATNPTTQAASPCRGRPTLPAVFLCSSRCDELRAGSRQAPAPQRAHAARPRPSERQPRRTSSESPSRLPVRTPAAGPETVKRYASLPHISVARRPDATSPEPAADATRRSSAGEAGPLPRVAAPGTTWRRIRDEDVPHILRSTLPARALPLLGSPPEDGPAGPPQRKTSDAVVQTEDFAAAKINSSTSPSMESRAPPQATASGPTSLLGSDVDGPPAKAPAPTPFVPASRHGSPSRSARVPPFNYVPSPMVAATADSAVEKAPTPVPTSLLE; encoded by the exons ATGGGGCTCCTGGGGCTGCTGAGCCTGCTGCACTCGGCCTTCTTTGGGGACCAG GCACTGCAGGCGCTGAAGATGACGAGCTCCGTGGCAGCCTATGAGCAGCTGGTGCGGCAGGTGGAGGCCTTGAAGGCCGAGAACAGTCACCTGCGGCAGGAGCTTCGGGATAATTCAAGCCACCTGTCCAAGCTGGAGACAGAGACGTCGGGAATGAAG GCGGTCCTGCAGCACTTACAGGGCAAGCTGGAGCAGGAGGCTCGTGTGTTGGTGTCCTCCGGGCAGACTGAGGTGCTGGAACAGCTGAAAG CCCtgcagatggacatcaccagccTGTATAACCTCAAGTTCCAGCCCCCAGCTCTGGCCCCCGAACCCACTACCCGGACCCCTGAGGGAAGCCCGGTGCACAGCTCTGGGCCCTCCAAGGAGAACTTTGGGGAGCTGAGCCGGGCTACCATTCGGCTCTTGGAGGAACTGGACAGGGAACG GTGTTTCCTGTTGAATGAGAttgagaaggaggaaaaggagaagctCTGGTATTACTCGCAGTTGCAGGGGCTATCTAAGCGCTTGGATGAACTCCCGCACGTGGAGACG CAGTTCTCAATGCAGATGGATCTGATCCGGCAACAGCTGGAATTCGAGGCCCAGCACATCCGCTCGTTGATGGAGGAGCGCTTCGGCACCTCGGACGAGATGGTGCAGCGGGCGCAG atcCGTGCTTCCCGCCTGGAGCAGATCGACAAGGAACTGCTATCTGCCCAGGACCGGGTGCAGCAGACCGAGCCCCAG GCCTTGCTGGCAGTGAAGTCGATGCCCATGGACGAGGACGCCGAGAATGAGGTCCCCACGCACCCTGAGGATGGTGCCCCTCAGCCAGGCAACAGTAAG GTGGAGGTGGTCTTCTGGCTCCTGTCCATGCTGGCAACGCGGGACCAGGAGGACACGGCACGGACGCTGCTCGCCATGTCCAGCTCACCTGAAAGCTGTGTGGCCATGCGCCGCTCAGGCtgtctgccactgctgctgcagATCCTGCACGGCACCGAGGCCGGGCTTGGGGGTCGCAACGGGACCCCTGGGGCTCCAGGAGCCAAGGACGCACGCATGCGCGCCAATGCAGCACTGCACAATATTGTCTTCTCTCAGCCCGACCAGGGGCTGGCACGCAAGGAGATGCGGGTGTTACACGTGCTGGAGCAGATCCGTGCCTACTGCGAGACCTGCTGGGACTGGCTGCAGGCCCAGGATGGCGGGCCTGAGGGCGGCGGCACCGGTGCTG CACCGGTGCCCATCGAGCCACAGATCTGTCAGGCCACCTGCGCCGTGATGAAGCTGTCCTTTGACGAGGAATACCGCCGCGCTATGAATGAGCTGG GTGGGCTGCAGGCAGTGGCGGAGTTACTGCAGGTTGACCATGAGATGCACAAGATGACCCGGGACCCTCTCAACCTGGCCCTGCGCCGATACGCCGGCATGACCCTCACCAACCTTACCTTCGGGGATGTCGCCAACAAG GCTGCACTGTGCGCCCGCCGGGGCTGCATGGAGGCCATTGTGGCCCAGCTGGCATCTGAGAGTGAGGAGCTGCACCAG gtCGTGTCTAGCATCCTGCGCAACCTGTCCTGGAGGGCTGACATCAACAGCAAGAAGGTGCTGAGGGAGGTGGGCAGCATGACTGCCCTGATGCAGTGCGTCCTTCGAGCCACCAAG GAGTCCACCCTGAAGAGCGTGCTTAGCGCCCTGTGGAACCTCTCAGCGCACAGCACAGAGAACAAGGCAGCCATCTGCCAGGTGGATGGTGCCCTCGGCTTCCTGGTGAGCACACTGACTTACAAGTGCCAGAGCAACTCGCTAGCCATCATTGAGAGTGGTGGCGGCATCCTTCGCAATGTGTCCAGCCTCATCGCCACCAGAGAGGACTACAG GCAGGTGCTGCGAGACCACAATTGCCTGCAGACGCTGCTGCAGCATCTGACGTCGCACAGCCTGACCATAGTGAGCAATGCGTGCGGCACGCTCTGGAACCTGTCGGCCCGCAGCCCTCGAGACCAGGAGCTGCTGTGGGACCTGGGCGCCGTGGGCATGCTGCGGAACCTGGTACACTCCAAGCACAAGATGATCGCCATGGGCAGCGCCGCCGCGCTGCGCAACCTGCTGGCTCACCGGCCTGCCAAGTACCAGCCAGCGGCCACCGCGGTCTCCCCGGGCTCCTGCGCGCCCAGCCTGTATGTGCGCAAACAGCGCGCACTGGAGGCCGAGCTGGACACACGGCACCTGGCGCAGGCGCTTGACCACCTGGAGAAGCAGGGCCTGCCGGAGGCCGAGGCCGCCTCCAAGAAGCCCCTCCCGCCCCTACGCCACCTGGACGGCCTGGCGCAGGACTACGCCTCTGACTCGGGCTGTTTTGACGACGACGATGCGCcctccctggctgctgctgccactgccacAGAGCCCGCCAGCCCCGCAGTGCTCTCCCTCTTCCTGGGCAGCCCCTTCCTGCAGGGCCAGGCGCTGGCCCGAGCCCCGCCCACCCGCCGAGGAGGCCTGGAGGTGGAGAAGGAGGCCGGTGGGGAGGCAGCCGTGGCAGCTAGGGCCAAGGCCAAGCTGGCGCTAGCAGTGGCTCGCATCGACAGGCTGGTAGAGGACATCTCGGCCCTGCACACTTCATCTGACgacagcttcagcctcagctccGGGGACCCTGGCCAGGAGGCCCCGAGAGAAGGCCGTGCCCAATCCTGCTCACCTTGCAGGGGGCCTGAGGGGGGACGGCGGGAAGTGGGCAGCAGCCGGGCTCACCCACTGCTGCGACTCAAGGCAGCCCACGCCAGCCTTTCCAATGACAGTCTCAACAGCGGTAGCACCAGTGATGGGCACTGTCCTCGTGAACACTCACGGCCCTGCTCGCTGGCTGCTCTGGCTGAGCACCGAGAGGGGCCCCCACGTGGTCAGGCGCGGCCCAGCCAGCTTGACCTCAGCCTGCCCAGTGGCCAGGCTGAGCCTGAGGCCCGGGATGCCAAGGCCACAGATGCCCATGTGCGTACCATCAAGTTGTCGCCCACCTACCAGCACGTGCCGCTGTTGGAGGGCACCACTAGGGTGGGTGTGGGGTCCCTGGCCCCTGGGGCCCGAAAACAGGCCTGGCTGTCCACGGAGGGCCTGAGCAGTGTGCCTGAGAAGCTAATGGTTGAGAAGGCACCCCTCTGCCTGTCCCGCTGCAGCTCGCTGTCCTCGCTGTCCTCAGCTGGCCGCCCGGGGCCCAGTGAGGCTGGGGACCTAGACGAGAGCGACTCATCTCTGGAAGGGCTGGAGGAGTCTGGCCCTGGTGAGGCAGAGCTGGATGGGGCCTGGCGGGGCCCAGGGACCGCCTCCCTGCCCATGGCCATCCCAGCGCCCCAGAGGGGTCGGGGCCTGGGGGTGGAGGATGCCACGCCGTCCAGCTCCTCTGAGAACTGTGTGCAGGAGACACCGCTGGTGCTGAGCCGCTGCAGCTCAGTCAGTTCACTGGGCAGCTTCGAGAGTCCATCCATTGCCAGCTCCATCCCCAGTGACCCGTGCAGCGGGCTGGGCAGTGGCACAGTCAGCCCCAGTGAGCTGCCTGATAGCCCCGGGCAAACCATGCCGCCGAGCCGCAGCAAGACACCGCCACTGGCTCCAGCACCACCGGGCGAGCGGGAGGCCACCCAGTTCAGCCTTCAGTGGGAGAGTTATGTGAAGCGCTTCCTGGACATCGCCGACTGCCGGGAGCGCTGCCGGCTGCCCTCCGAGCTGGATGCAGGCAGCGTGCGTTTCACTGTGGAGAAGCCCGACGAGAACTTTTCATGTGCCTCCAGCCTCAGCGCATTGGCCCTGCACGAGCTCTATGTGCAGAAGGACGTGGAGCTGCGGTTACTGCCCCCTGCCTGCCCAGAGCGCGGCAGTGGGGGAGGCGGAGGCCCGGGGCACCGCCGACGGGACGAGGCCAGTGGCTGTCTGGAAGGGCCAGCGTCCACCGATCAGGAGCTGGAGCTGCTGCGCGAGTGCCTGGGTGGGGCCGTGCCTGCCCGGCTCCGCAAGGTGGCCTCAGCACTGGTGCCTGGCCGCCGTGCGCTGCCCGTGCCGGTGTACATGCTGGTGCCTGCCCCGGCCCATGAGGATGACTCCTGCACTGACTCAGCCGAGGGCACTCCAGTCAACTTCTCCAGCACCGCTTCCCTCAGTGACGAGACCCTGCAGGGACCCCCCAAGGATGGTAGGCGTTTGGATGGGCAGAAACCCGCAGGTCATGCCGCCTCCACTAGGCAGTCTGCTGGGCAGCGGCACAGGGTGGGGGGCATGGGCCGGAGCACAGAGCAGCCCCAGGGGGCtggcaggagcctggcagggctagaGCTGCCCCTCCGCCGGCCCCCGAGCGCCTGCAGGGATACTGACAGCTCCCGCCCAGGCCGGGAGCATGGGGACGGGGCTCTGCAGTCTCTGTGCCTCACAACGCCCACCGAGGAGGCTGTGTACTGTTTCTATGGCAATGACTCGGATGAGGAGCCGGCCACGGCGGTGGCAGCAGCACCCCCACGGCGTGCATCCGCGATCCCCCGGGCGGTAAAGAGGGAGCGCCCGGCTGGTGCCAGGAAGGAGGTGCAGGCTGTGCCCAAGGCTGCACCCAAGGCAGCACCACCCACCCGGGCCCAGCCCAGCCTCATTGCAGATGAGACACCACCGTGCTACTCCCTGAGCTCCTCCGCCAGCTCCCTCAGCGAACCTGAGCCCTCTGAGTGCATGGCCAGTCGGGCCCGGGTCCACAAGCCAGGGCTCACCAAGGACCTGGTCTCCGGGGGCAGGAAGGATGGCTCCCTCAGCCCGCGGGCCGAGGCAGAGCTGCTCCGGCGCTGCATCGGCTCAGCCTTGCCCAGGCGCCAGCCCCAGGTGTCTGGCCCAAGGCGCCGCCCACCCCGAGAGGCCCAGCCAAAGGAGCATGCAGCAGAGGGGCCCTGGGAGCGCGGTGAGGAGGCAACCAGCTCAGACCATGCCTCAGACCTGGACAGCATCGAGTGGCGTGCCATCCAGGAGGGCGCCAATTCTGTTGCCACATGGTTGCACCAGGCCGCAGCGGCGGCCGCCCGCGAGGCCTCCTCAGAGTCTGATTCCGTTCTGTCCTTTGCAACAGGGCAGTCTGTGGGTTCCACCCTGCAGCCCACCCTGCATAGGAAGGGGTGTCGGCCAAGGGCAGAGCGCCAGGCGAGTGGTGCCCTGCGGCCAGAGAAACCAGAAGGGGCCCTCACCCAACGCAGCAGTGGGCCAGAGAAGCCGCGTAGCACTCAGAAGGCCCCAAATGGGGTGCCAGCAGTGCTCCGGGGACATACAGTGATCTACATGCCCAGCCCCGCCACCCGGGCACAGCCCAGAGGTGCCCCTGGTTCCCGCATTGTGGCGAGAAAGATGGGAGCGCCCAGCCCCGTGCAGCCAGCGGCCCCCACTAAAGCCCCCAGCCTAGGGCAGCAGCGGTCTAGGAGCCTGCACCGGCCTGGCAAGATCTCAGAGCTGTCAACGCTCAGCCCCCCGCAGAGAAGTGCCACACCACCAGCCCGCCTTGCGAAGACCCTGTTGTCAAGCTCCTCTCAGACCTCACCGgcctcccagcctctgcccaggAGGTCACCCCCTGCTGCCCAGCCTGCAGGGCCCCTGCCTGGCCCCAAGGCCTCCCCAGTGCCCAAGACTCCAGCAAGGGCCCTGCTGGCCAAGCAGCACAAGACGCAGAAGTCACCCGTGAGGATCCCCTTCATGCAGAGGCCCGCCAGGCGGGGGCCGCCGCCCTTGGCTAGGGCAGCCCCGGAGCCAGGCCCCAGGGGCCGGGTGGGCACAGAAGGCGGCCCTGCAGCCCGAGGGGGCCGCCTGGGCCTGGTGCGCGTGGCCTCCGCCCGCTCCAGCGGCAGCGAATCCTCCGACCGCTCGGGTTTCCGGCGGCAGCTGACCTTTATCAAGGAGTCGCCGGGCCTGCTGCGCCGCCGACGCTCTGAACTGTCCGCACCCGAAGCCACCAACCCGACCACCCAGGCTGCCTCGCCCTGCCGCGGCCGGCCCACACTACCCGCTGTCTTCCTCTGCTCCTCGCGCTGTGATGAGCTGCGGGCAGGCTCCCGGCAGGCCCCGGCCCCTCAGCGGGCCCAcgcggcccggccccgccccagcGAGCGGCAGCCTCGGCGCACTAGCTCCGAGAGCCCGTCCCGCCTGCCCGTCCGCACGCCGGCCGCCGGGCCCGAGACGGTCAAGCGCTACGCCTCCCTGCCCCATATCAGCGTGGCCCGCAGACCGGATGCCACCAGCCCCGAACCTGCGGCGGACGCCACACGCCGCAGCAGCGCAGGAGAGGCCGGGCCGCTGCCTAGGGTGGCCGCGCCGGGCACCACGTGGCGCCGCATCCGGGACGAGGACGTCCCGCACATCCTGCGGAGCACGCTGCCTGCCCGCGCCCTACCGCTGCTGGGCTCCCCTCCCGAGGACGGCCCAGCCGGCCCGCCGCAGCGCAAGACCAGCGACGCCGTGGTCCAGACTGAGGACTTCGCGGCTGCGAAGATCAACTCCAGCACGTCCCCGAGCATGGAAAGCAGGGCGCCCCCCCAGGCCACGGCCAGCGGCCCCACCTCCCTTCTTGGCAGCGACGTGGATGGGCCGCCCGCTAAGgcgcccgcccccacccccttcGTCCCCGCCAGCCGGCACGGCTCCCCCAGCCGCTCTGCCCGCGTCCCCCCTTTCAACTACGTGCCCAGCCCCATGGTGGCGGCCACCGCTGACTCCGCCGTGGAGAAggcccccacccccgtccccacCAGCCTTCTGGAATAG